CGCAGCCAGCGTGCCGCGTAACCCAGCGCAAAGAAGAACAGCACCGATCCGCTCATGGCGCCCGCCGCAAAGGCCGCCTGCTGGCCGGGAAAGCGGGTCGAGATCGTGCCCAGCAGCACCACCGTATCCAGCCAGACATGCGGGTTCAGCCATGTGAACGCCAGACAGGTCAGCAGCGTCGGGCCAAGCGGGGCAGGGCGTGACCCCTCGGTCACGATCAGCGCCCCGGCCGGACCAAGGGCCGAGTGCAGGCTGCGCGCGCCATAGGCGATCAGGAAGGCCGCGCCGCCATAGCGCATCACCGGGTCGATCCAGGGCAGCCATGCGGCGATCCGGCCAAAGCTGGTCACGCCCAGCAGGATCAGCATCGCATCCGACAGCGCGCAGGTCAGGCAGACGGCAAAGACATGCTGCCCCCGCAGCCCCTGCCGCAGCACAAAGGCGTTCTGCGCCCCGATCGCGACGATCAGCCCAAGGCCCATCGTCAGGCCGGTCACAAAGATCGCAAGGCTCATGCTGTTCCCCAACGTCAACCGGCTTGCCGTAACCCCCGGCGCGGGGTTAATCAAATTAAAGTGGCTCGAGCCAGTGAGGGCCAAGAAGCCTACATATTGTTTTCGGCCGATGTCGGACGGGAAACCGTCATCGGCGTGGGTGTCAGCAGCGTAAAATGCGTTCGGGTTACCGGAGGTTTTTGGGTAATGCTGGCGTTACCGTGGAACGCAGCGATGCGATAATTCCGATATCCCGGTTGATCGCGCTTGCGGCGCAAACTCGTCCTTTGCCGTTCAACCCCACAACGCGGCCAGCGTGGCCACCGGGTCGTCGTGGCCCCAGATCTCGGGGCCGATGGCAATGAAGTCCGAGACCGGGGACAAGCTTGTGATAAGTTCTCGGGTCAGGGCGCCTTCGGCGACGATGGGGGCCTCGATCATTTCGGACCACCATTCGAACAGTTCCAGCGGGGCGGGGGTGCCGCGGCCCAAGGCGGTGTCGCCGACGGGGCCGAAGCTGACGTAATCCGCGCCCGCCTCTGCGGCGGTGATGCCGTCATGGCGCGACGATCCGCAGAAGGCGCCGACGATGGCATCCGCGCCCAGTTCCTTGCGGGCATAGCGGACGCTGCGGGCGCCATCGGTCAGATGCACCCCGTCCAGCCCGTGCCGCAGCGCCAGTTGCAGGTGATCGTCGATCACCACCGCCACATCGCGGGCATGGGCGATCTCGCGCGCCAGATCGGCCAGACGGCCCAGTTCGTCCTCTTCCGCGCCGCCGCGGATACGCAGGCAGGCAGGGGGAAAGCGGTCCATCACCTCGGCCAGAAGCGGACCAAGGGCAGAAGCCTGCGCGCCTGCGGGGGTCATCAGATAAAGCTGTGGGGCATCAGACATGGCAAACTCCGCTGGTTACAGATCAGATAGCGCAGCTTGCCGCCCGCTGCCAGACGGACTATGCGGCGGGGCATGAACGAATTGCGTGAACCCGTCATCATCCTTGTCCGCCCGCAGATGGGCGAGAATATCGGCGCCGCCGCCCGCGCTATGCTGAATTTCGGCCTGACGCGGATGCGGCTGGTCGATCCGCGCGACGGCTGGCCCAATCCGCGCGCCGTTGCCATGGCTTCGGGCGCGGCGGGGCGGGTGCTGGATCAGGCGCGGATCTATCCCACGCTGGCGGATGCGATGGAGGGGATCGATTTCGCCTTTGCCACCACCGCGCGGGGACGGGAGCTGACCAAGCCGGTCTTTACCCCGGCCACGGCGATGGAAAAAGCCCGCACCGACGCGGGACGTTGCGCGATCATCTTCGGCCCCGAACGCGCCGGGCTGGAGAACGAGGACGTGGCCCGTGCCAATGCCATCGTGACGGTGCCGGTCAATCCCGAATTCGCCTCGCTCAATCTGGCGCAGGCGGTGCTGTTGATGGGCTATGAATGGGGGCGCGACCATTTGCCGCCCCAGCCCGCGCCGCATCATGGCCGCGCTGAAAGCGAAGCCCCCGCCGACCG
The Paracoccus alcaliphilus DNA segment above includes these coding regions:
- a CDS encoding LysE/ArgO family amino acid transporter, with protein sequence MSLAIFVTGLTMGLGLIVAIGAQNAFVLRQGLRGQHVFAVCLTCALSDAMLILLGVTSFGRIAAWLPWIDPVMRYGGAAFLIAYGARSLHSALGPAGALIVTEGSRPAPLGPTLLTCLAFTWLNPHVWLDTVVLLGTISTRFPGQQAAFAAGAMSGSVLFFFALGYAARWLRPVFARPSAWRVLEGLIALVMWAIALKLIRGA
- a CDS encoding thiamine phosphate synthase; the protein is MSDAPQLYLMTPAGAQASALGPLLAEVMDRFPPACLRIRGGAEEDELGRLADLAREIAHARDVAVVIDDHLQLALRHGLDGVHLTDGARSVRYARKELGADAIVGAFCGSSRHDGITAAEAGADYVSFGPVGDTALGRGTPAPLELFEWWSEMIEAPIVAEGALTRELITSLSPVSDFIAIGPEIWGHDDPVATLAALWG
- a CDS encoding RNA methyltransferase — encoded protein: MNELREPVIILVRPQMGENIGAAARAMLNFGLTRMRLVDPRDGWPNPRAVAMASGAAGRVLDQARIYPTLADAMEGIDFAFATTARGRELTKPVFTPATAMEKARTDAGRCAIIFGPERAGLENEDVARANAIVTVPVNPEFASLNLAQAVLLMGYEWGRDHLPPQPAPHHGRAESEAPADRIEIEKLGDHYEERLTEAGFFFPETKAATMRLNLRNMWSRLSLTRSDVRILHGVLRQLTRR